Proteins from one Catenuloplanes atrovinosus genomic window:
- a CDS encoding FxsA family protein has translation MQATPVTRPRSRLRTWAPLGLAGLAVAEIAVFILIAQQIGYLLTILVGMALSIVGAAVLRREGLRGWRRFREAARSGRHPGTEGMDGVVGIIAGLLLSVPGFITDLIGLLLIVPPVRVLTRNALIRRTERRMTAAQAGDLFGPRRVRPANDYAHAGTAAPAAGTATGPEPGRAAGGDEVIEGEIV, from the coding sequence ATGCAGGCCACGCCGGTGACCCGTCCGCGAAGCCGGCTGCGCACCTGGGCGCCACTCGGCCTCGCCGGGCTTGCGGTCGCCGAGATCGCCGTGTTCATCCTCATCGCGCAGCAGATCGGATACCTGCTCACCATCCTCGTCGGCATGGCCCTGTCCATCGTCGGCGCCGCCGTTCTGCGCCGCGAGGGGCTGCGCGGCTGGCGGCGGTTCCGGGAGGCGGCCCGCAGCGGCCGGCACCCGGGCACCGAGGGCATGGACGGCGTGGTCGGCATCATCGCCGGGCTGCTGCTGTCCGTCCCCGGTTTCATCACCGACCTGATCGGGCTGCTGCTGATCGTCCCGCCGGTCCGGGTGCTCACCCGCAACGCGCTGATCCGGCGCACCGAGCGGCGGATGACCGCGGCCCAGGCCGGTGACCTGTTCGGGCCGCGCCGGGTCCGGCCGGCCAACGACTACGCGCACGCCGGCACCGCCGCACCCGCGGCCGGCACCGCCACCGGGCCGGAGCCGGGCAGGGCGGCCGGCGGTGACGAGGTCATCGAGGGCGAGATCGTCTGA
- the lnt gene encoding apolipoprotein N-acyltransferase, with protein sequence MVDTAGAPGGEPEAGTQPATTSTHPAIRPLWASLLTAVAAGVALLLSFPPYGQWWLAPAGVALLAAAIHGRRARAGAGLGFVTGVVLFMPMLSWTNLHTGYLPWTLLSVAEAGYLAAMGAAYAFAAPLADRRRALTPLLIATLWVAQEAARARTPFGGFPWAKLAFGQGEVPLLRWAVIGGAPLVTFMVALTGGLLATAVLTLLRRGVRTAPAVPVAWVAGAVAAAVAGTLVPTATPSGDTVTVAFVQGNVPRLGLDFNAQRLAVLDNHVRGTLALAERVAAGREKQPDLVVWPENASDVDPLRSRVAADQITRATEAIGVPILVGGVTGGSTDRTVRNIGVLWWPIGSGGGKTGPDLDQLYAKRHPVPFAEYIPMRTIARMVSKEVDRVSRDFEAGARPGVVDSGATVIGDVICFEIAYDDVVRDVVTGGAQIIAVQTNNATFNTAEAEQQLAMVQLRAVEHGRHALMASTVGVSAFVAPDGHVQDQTEFNTAAVVVRELTESTERTVATRLGYWPELLLTLLGLGLLAAAAVVRRRRTAA encoded by the coding sequence ATGGTCGACACAGCCGGCGCGCCGGGCGGGGAGCCCGAGGCCGGCACGCAGCCCGCCACCACGTCCACGCACCCCGCCATCCGGCCGCTGTGGGCGTCGCTGCTCACCGCGGTCGCGGCCGGCGTCGCGCTGCTGCTGTCGTTCCCGCCGTACGGGCAGTGGTGGCTCGCCCCGGCCGGTGTCGCGCTGCTCGCGGCCGCGATCCACGGCCGGCGCGCGCGGGCCGGGGCCGGGCTCGGGTTCGTCACCGGCGTGGTGCTGTTCATGCCCATGCTCAGCTGGACGAACCTGCACACCGGCTACCTGCCGTGGACGCTGCTGTCCGTCGCCGAGGCCGGTTACCTGGCCGCGATGGGCGCGGCGTACGCGTTCGCGGCGCCGCTCGCCGACCGGCGCCGGGCGCTGACCCCGCTGCTGATCGCGACGCTGTGGGTGGCGCAGGAGGCCGCCCGCGCCCGCACCCCGTTCGGCGGGTTCCCGTGGGCGAAGCTGGCGTTCGGGCAGGGGGAGGTGCCGCTGCTGCGGTGGGCCGTGATCGGCGGCGCGCCGCTGGTCACGTTCATGGTCGCGCTCACCGGCGGGCTGCTCGCCACGGCCGTGCTGACGCTGCTGCGCCGCGGCGTGCGCACGGCGCCGGCCGTACCGGTGGCGTGGGTCGCCGGCGCGGTGGCGGCCGCGGTCGCCGGGACGCTGGTGCCGACCGCGACGCCGTCCGGGGACACCGTCACCGTCGCGTTCGTGCAGGGCAATGTGCCGCGGCTCGGCCTGGACTTCAACGCGCAGCGGCTCGCGGTGCTCGACAACCACGTGCGGGGCACGCTCGCGCTCGCCGAGCGGGTCGCGGCCGGCCGGGAGAAGCAGCCCGATCTGGTGGTCTGGCCGGAGAACGCCAGCGACGTCGACCCGCTGCGCAGCCGGGTCGCGGCCGACCAGATCACCCGCGCGACCGAGGCGATCGGCGTGCCGATCCTGGTCGGCGGCGTCACCGGCGGCAGCACCGACAGAACCGTGCGGAACATCGGCGTGCTGTGGTGGCCGATCGGCTCCGGCGGCGGCAAGACCGGCCCCGACCTCGACCAGCTCTACGCCAAGCGGCACCCGGTCCCGTTCGCCGAGTACATCCCGATGCGCACGATCGCCCGGATGGTGAGCAAGGAGGTCGACCGGGTCAGCCGCGACTTCGAGGCCGGCGCCAGGCCCGGTGTCGTCGACAGCGGCGCCACCGTCATCGGCGACGTCATCTGCTTCGAGATCGCCTACGACGACGTGGTCCGCGACGTCGTCACCGGCGGTGCGCAGATCATCGCGGTCCAGACCAACAACGCCACGTTCAACACCGCCGAGGCGGAGCAGCAGCTGGCCATGGTGCAGCTGCGCGCGGTCGAGCACGGGCGGCACGCGCTGATGGCGTCCACGGTCGGGGTGTCCGCGTTCGTCGCCCCGGACGGGCACGTGCAGGACCAGACCGAGTTCAACACCGCCGCGGTCGTGGTCCGGGAGCTGACCGAGAGCACCGAGCGGACCGTGGCGACCCGGCTGGGGTACTGGCCGGAGCTGCTGCTGACCCTGCTCGGCCTGGGCCTGCTCGCCGCGGCGGCGGTGGTCCGGCGGCGGCGCACCGCGGCATAG
- a CDS encoding hotdog domain-containing protein: MIGTTVSHRRYVADGHYGGGLVDGAYALALFGDVATEVCIRTDGDEGLLAGYADVRFLAPVRAGDVVEATAVVVAAGARSRTLDLRLTVLCRARRDVRPSAAEVLDPPLPAVTARATVVVP, translated from the coding sequence ATGATCGGGACGACCGTGAGCCATCGCCGGTACGTGGCCGACGGGCACTACGGCGGCGGGCTCGTCGACGGCGCGTACGCGCTGGCGCTCTTCGGTGACGTGGCCACCGAGGTGTGCATCCGCACCGACGGCGACGAGGGCCTGCTGGCCGGCTACGCCGACGTGCGGTTCCTGGCGCCGGTCCGGGCCGGGGACGTGGTCGAGGCGACCGCCGTGGTCGTCGCGGCCGGCGCCCGGTCCCGCACGCTCGACCTGCGCCTGACCGTGCTGTGCCGGGCGCGCCGCGACGTGCGCCCGTCCGCCGCCGAGGTCCTCGACCCGCCGCTGCCGGCCGTCACCGCCCGCGCCACCGTCGTCGTCCCCTGA
- a CDS encoding lysine 5,6-aminomutase subunit beta, whose protein sequence is MSDVVRPYGDTSGDGMVQTSFTLPVPAGRRADGAALALAAAMGLDPAMLVHARPVGDGHTFFVVYGRVRHAVDLDAVRVAERDYPLLSAAAINTAIRRRLRRKLTVVGACIGTDAHTVGIDAILNVKGVAGEKGLECYRELAVTNLGAQVPVPDLVAAAAGADAVLVSQVVTQRDAHLRNVRELSAAFRAAGRRPLLIAGGPRFDESMAADLGVDRIFGRGTTPREVASYLVHRLAEPR, encoded by the coding sequence ATGAGCGACGTGGTGCGGCCGTACGGGGACACGTCCGGGGACGGGATGGTGCAGACGTCGTTCACGCTGCCCGTGCCGGCCGGGAGGCGCGCCGACGGTGCCGCGCTCGCGCTGGCCGCGGCGATGGGCCTGGACCCGGCGATGCTGGTCCACGCCCGGCCGGTCGGCGACGGGCACACGTTCTTCGTCGTGTACGGACGGGTCCGGCACGCCGTCGACCTCGACGCGGTGCGGGTGGCCGAGCGCGACTATCCGTTGCTGTCCGCCGCCGCGATCAACACCGCGATCCGGCGGCGGCTGCGCCGCAAGCTCACCGTCGTCGGCGCCTGCATCGGCACGGACGCGCACACGGTCGGCATCGACGCCATCCTCAACGTCAAGGGCGTCGCCGGTGAGAAGGGCCTGGAGTGCTACCGGGAACTGGCCGTCACCAACCTCGGCGCGCAGGTTCCGGTGCCGGATCTGGTCGCCGCCGCGGCCGGCGCCGACGCGGTCCTGGTCTCCCAGGTCGTCACGCAGCGCGACGCGCATCTGCGTAACGTGCGGGAGCTGTCCGCCGCGTTCCGGGCGGCCGGGCGCCGGCCGCTGCTGATCGCGGGTGGCCCGCGCTTCGACGAGTCGATGGCCGCCGACCTCGGCGTCGACCGGATCTTCGGCCGCGGCACCACACCCCGCGAGGTCGCCTCCTACCTCGTGCACCGGCTCGCGGAGCCGCGATGA